The following are encoded together in the Glycine soja cultivar W05 chromosome 5, ASM419377v2, whole genome shotgun sequence genome:
- the LOC114411408 gene encoding AP-4 complex subunit sigma-like, translating into IFRYGKCSFVEHRNYRIVYRRYASLFFLVGVDVDENELAILEFIHLLVETMDRHFGNVNELDIMFHLEKVHFMLEEIVMNGCIVETSKANILSPIQLLDKTS; encoded by the exons ATTTTTCGTTATGGAAAGTGTTCATTTGTTGAGCACCGCAACTACAGAATTGTGTATAGACGCTATGCATCTTTGTTTTTCTTGGTTGGAGTTGATGTTGACGAG AACGAACTTGCTATTTTGGAATTTATACATCTTTTAGTCGAAACAATGGATCGACACTTTGGCAATGTG AATGAGCTAGATATCATGTTTCATTTAGAAAAGGTACATTTTATGTTGGAGGAAATTGTCATGAATGGTTGCATTGTGGAGACAAGCAAAGCAAATATTCTGTCTCCAATTCAGCTGCTGGATAAAACTTCTTAA
- the LOC114413531 gene encoding ATP-dependent 6-phosphofructokinase 7-like produces MGSSPNSKPKIIRGTAGYVLEDVPHMADYIPDLPTYSNPLQNNPAYSVVKQYFVHIDDSVPQKIIANKDSPRGVHFRRAGPRQRVYFESDDVQAAIVTCGGLCPGLNTVIRELVCALYHMYGVKKILGINGGYKGFYAHNTITLTPKSVNDIHKRGGTILGSSRGGHDTTKIVDSIQDRGINQVYIIGGDGTQRGADRIFEEIRRRRLKVAVVGIPKTIDNDIPVIDKSFGFDTAVEEAQRAINAAHVEAESGENGIGVVKLMGRYSGFIAMYATLASRDVDCCLIPESPFHLEGPGGLFEFTEKRLKENGHMVIVIAEGAGQELVSESIQSLHKQDASGNKLLQDVGLWISQKIKDHFTKQKTMTINLKYIDPTYMIRAVPSNASDNVYCTLLAQSAVHGAMAGYTGFTSGLVNGRQTYIPFYRITEGQNKVIITDRMWARLLSSTNQPSFTIAKTVSEEKREEEANGHE; encoded by the exons ATGGGTTCGTCGCCGAATTCAAAGCCTAAGATCATTAGAGGCACCGCAGGTTATGTGTTGGAGGATGTTCCACATATGGCTGATTACATTCCTGATCTTCCA ACATATTCTAATCCTTTGCAGAACAATCCTGCTTACTCAGTTGTCAA GCAGTATTTCGTGCACATCGATGACAGTGTTCCGCAGAAG ATAATTGCTAATAAAGATAGTCCAAGAGGGGTACATTTTCGACGTGCCGGACCTCGTCAAAGG GTGTATTTCGAATCAGATGATGTTCAGGCTGCAATTGTGACATGTGGTGGTCTATGCCCTGGTCTCAACACCGTCATTAGGGAACTTGTATGTGCGCTATATCACATGTATGGCGTCAAGAAAATTTTGGGAATCAAT GGAGGATACAAGGGTTTTTATGCTCACAATACAATCACTCTAACTCCTAAAAGCGTGAATGATATACATAAGCGTGGGGGAACTATCCTTGGTTCATCACGAGGTGGACATGACACCACTAAGATAGTTGACAGTATTCAAGATCGGGGAATTAATCAG GTTTATATAATTGGAGGAGATGGAACTCAGAGGGGTGCAGATAGGATTTTTgag GAAATTAGAAGGCGTCGTCTCAAAGTTGCAGTTGTAGGAATCCCCAAAACCATAGATAATGACATCCCG GTTATTGATAAGTCCTTCGGCTTTGACAcagctgttgaggaggctcaaCGTGCTATAAATGCAGCACATGTTGAGGCTGAAAGTGGTGAAAATGGCATAGGTGTTGTTAAATTGATGGGCCGGTACAGTG GGTTTATTGCAATGTATGCTACTCTGGCCAGTAGGGATGTGGACTGTTGCTTAATTCCAGAGTCACCCTTTCACCTTGAGGGTCCAGGTGGACTTTTTGAGTTTACAGAGAAAAGGCTAAAGGAAAACGGCCACATGGTTATTGTGATTGCTGAAGGGGCAGGACAGGAACTTGTTTCTGAGAGCATCCAATCCTTGCACAAGCAGGATGCTTCTGGAAACAAACTTCTTCAAGATGTTGGGCTATGGATATCCCAAAAGATAAAG GATCATTTTACAAAACAGAAGACAATGACCATAAATCTCAAATATATAG ATCCAACGTATATGATCCGAGCTGTTCCAAGCAATGCTTCTGACAACGTGTACTGCACACTTCTTGCTCAAAGTGCTGTTCATGGAGCGATGGCAGGTTACACTGGATTTACAAGTGGGCTTGTCAATGGAAGACAAACTTACATACCATTTTAT AGGATCACTGAGGGACAGAACAAAGTGATAATTACTGATAGAATGTGGGCTAGGCTTCTGTCTTCAACAAATCAGCCCAGCTTTACGATTGCTAAGACTGTCTCTGAAGAAAAGAGGGAAGAAGAAGCAAACGGCCATGAGTAA